aTGCATTAATAATTACAATGAAACATAACTCGGCATAATTAAAGCAGTCGTAAGTACAGGGACTAAAACGTTATTGGAAAAGAATGGAATTAATATTGACATTTAAGCACAACTGCCTAATGAGAAACTCATACTGTAACGAGAGATGACAGGGTATTTTTAAGCTTTCTTTGCTGGTTTTCACAGCAACAATTTATTAGAGAGTACAAGAGTGTGTACAGAATATTTTGGGGCAATAGGTTAATCCTGTGCCCACTAGATGTTATTTATGCAAAAAATAGGAAGAGCAGTACAACTGTACATAGTACCATCATCTACAATAACCTCACTGGTAATTTAACGTACCACATAATTTACATCAagctttcaaaaaaaaaaaaaaaaaaaaaacaatacatgaTGCCATCTATTATTGAAATTCCTGTGCTTTTTAGTGTTAAAGCCTTCATCAGAGTAGCTTCATGACCCAGCCCCCCTGTGAGGTTTTGACTGTGACTCATCAACATGTAGCCTCGCCTCCAGGCTCTTATAATCAGTCACTTATAGTCACAGGCGGCCATACACACTACAGCTGCTCGCAGggagagcagagctgcaacTACACAAATGTTTGTGGAGATACACAGTCAAACGAGCAAAATGACGAGGTTCCGCCTGCAAGCCGCGATAATATGTAAGTAGATTCTGATAACaaagcatttcattttcagtttgagtttCATTTTCTGACAAGTCTTCTCTTACTCTGTTTAGGAGGACTTCAGcctttttgtgtaaatgtaatgcaaatccaaatatataaatatattatatattaaatatatttcaataaTGTCAAACAGTTTTTGACATTAGCAAAACATTATTcacttttaataatttactaGTTCATTGTGAAATTTTGGCACAGGGAAGTAAAGGAAACACGTGTAAGTTGACAAGCCACTTCAAGTGACAGCGAGATTGTGATTAATAAGCAGGCGCCAAAAAAGAACCGTCTCTGTTATTGTTAAAAAGCCcttcaaatttaatttaagttcCATTTTAGTCTTCTGTTGAAGTTTGTTTCGAGCATTTTTCCGTTTCAGTTCTTCCACTTTTAagaacagacttttttttttagtgaatCACGTTGCCACAAGTTAATTTTCAAtggaaaaagttatttttcttttagtttagtttgttgaTTTTGTACAGAGCCTTATGATCACATTGGAAATGCATGTTTATTATAGCTCTTCATTTGTAATTAAATCAATTTGTGTTGTGGCTCTAAAACTATGAAGAAGGAAATGTTttgtagtttgttgtttgtactTCAACTTTGGCTGTGTGAAACATGGGTTGTGATGGATACTGGATAAAGTATTATCAGTCATCTACTATATTTTTGCTGGTGCTTTAGCTACTCCATTGACTAAATTCAAAACACTGACCTGATTACTAAGAAGACAGGAAAAGCTTTAGTACCATACATCATACAAGGTGATTTCCGGTTTACTCAAACACTGATGATCATGATTGTTAACTATCAGCCTCTTAAATGTCTATTTTTTTCAGAGCAACATCACAAGTTGGTGAAGTTAAAGTGTTTATCACTGACAGACTACACTGTTAAAGAATATTTCTagaattattttatgtttttcttattatcaACAAATCATCTGGAAAGGAAATCACCAATATGCTATTCCTGCTGTcaatacttttttatttctatggCATTTCTGTTTCCTCATGTGTGGTGTTATCATTGCAAACGACTCCTCAACCTGTCCCACAGAAATTTTGAAGGAGCTCCAAAAGTGACAATGATACTGCTTCAATGCTGTCTCCTTCCAGTCAGTGTGGGATGCGCCTAAGATTTCCTCTTTAAGAATGTTGTATTCAGCAGTACGAGCACCAGGTCATCATCATTTGATGTGGAATAGTATTATTGTAGAGCAACTAGAACATGTCCTTGCATATTTGTGTCATCTTTCATGTGAATGTACATCTGAGAGGACAAATACTTGATGTGTACAGGTGAAAAGTTAATCAACTTTGGTTTCCTGACAGATTGGGCAGAATATTAATAAACTGAATCagagcatgtactgtatgactTTAATCTGCTCCTGACAAGTAGCATCTGTTTTTTTGAATTACAGGTCTACTGTTGGGTTGTGCAGTATCAGAGATTGCATCAAGCCAATCCTCCACACTACCATCCTCTACAGTGACCTCTGCGTCAAACACCCTAACCTCCTACCCCATAACTGGGAATTCACCAACCACCCAACCTGAAACGTCAACTGATCTCACTGCAAGTTCAACAAGTTCAACTATGTCCACCAACAATATGGTTTCTACCACTGTACATACAAAAGAACCAATGACCGCCAGCACTGAAGAAAACAGCTCTTTAGGTTCAGCCTCTACATCTTCTTCCCCATACCCAACATACACATCTAACACAGCTCACACCCCGGACAATTCTTCTGTGCCTCAATCAACATCTGAGACCCCGATGACAGGAAACATTACCTCCACAGCTGACAGCATCACCAGCCTCAGAACTACTCCAGTCAACAGCACCCCCAACACCGACCAAACCAACGACACAATGagcaccaccaccatcagtAGTATCTCCACCAGTACCACTAACAACACCAACCAAACCGACGACACAATGagcaccaccaccatcagtAGTATCTCCACCAGTACCACTAACAACACCGACCAAACCGACGACACAATGagcaccaccaccatcagtAGTATCTCCACCAGTACCACTAACAACACCGACCAAACCGACGACACAATGagcaccaccaccatcagtAGTATCTCCACCAGTACCACTAACAACACCGACCAAACCGACGACACAATGagcaccaccaccatcatcccACCCGCAACCACCATCATAACAGATcaaaccaccaccaccttcaATACCCCCAAAAGTACTATCTCCGACCAAACAACCATAACCACAACGGTGCAGGAAGAACACAAGTCCCATGCTCTGAGCTCAGGTACGCAATACCATTTTTTATAAGTATGTTTAGATTTGtgtctgtaaactgtaaaactgtaaaaacacaatgtaaGATATGTGATTGcaaaaacatatacattttagattagatttttttttttttttcaattttacatTGAGTTTACATTGAACTTCACAGTCCTATTTGTGGTTTGTAGGTGCCGTGGGCCATTGATTGGCAACTTCCAATGCTTTTTATGCCAAACCTAACCATAGATGAAACTGTGAAGTTGCACTCTGGGCTTTAATGTGAAATTTTGTTTTCCTATAAAACTAATTTGCCCTTATAGATTACTTGTATAGGAATGTAATTGTGGGGGCCCTTTAGCATGGCtaacaaaatatacaatatatgagcaaatacattttacaatacaCTCACAGGTGCTGAGCGCCTATATAAAAGTAACCATGTTGAAAGAAGCACTACAAAAATGTTTCCATGCAGTAGTAACGCTTTTTTGgtatttaatatacagtactgcTAAATCTTGGTGCTTTGTCTGGACACgattctgctttttgtttgtcttgtttttttctttatttttttatttccaccatCCACTGCACACAAGCAGTGATCTTAGACTTGCTGTTGGTCTCTGACGTGCATGTTACTCATTATCTTCTTAGTATAGCCAAAATATATTTCCTGTAAACAGGATGTTATCTCACACCATAAATTTTTTCTCATGTAAATCAGATGGAAATCATCATAAAAACTCCAACTCTGAATGTTTCCGAATGTGTCAAATGTTATACATTGACTAACTCACAACAGGAAGAAATCTAAAAATGATGTTAGCCACACCTGCCTCTATGAC
The Anabas testudineus chromosome 22, fAnaTes1.2, whole genome shotgun sequence DNA segment above includes these coding regions:
- the parm1 gene encoding cell wall protein DAN4 — encoded protein: MFVEIHSQTSKMTRFRLQAAIICLLLGCAVSEIASSQSSTLPSSTVTSASNTLTSYPITGNSPTTQPETSTDLTASSTSSTMSTNNMVSTTVHTKEPMTASTEENSSLGSASTSSSPYPTYTSNTAHTPDNSSVPQSTSETPMTGNITSTADSITSLRTTPVNSTPNTDQTNDTMSTTTISSISTSTTNNTNQTDDTMSTTTISSISTSTTNNTDQTDDTMSTTTISSISTSTTNNTDQTDDTMSTTTISSISTSTTNNTDQTDDTMSTTTIIPPATTIITDQTTTTFNTPKSTISDQTTITTTVQEEHKSHALSSGSVAVIVCVFIVTVILVLGALYYYKMRRTSYGPLLDNNDYGTLGNFSNPMYDP